One genomic window of Clostridioides sp. ES-S-0054-01 includes the following:
- a CDS encoding nitronate monooxygenase, whose protein sequence is MIIKELIIRDLVAKVPIIQGGMGVGISRSSLAGAVAKLGGVGVISGVQIGYDEEDFETNTINANLRAIKKHISRAKEISNGGIIGINFMVAMKEYETYVKEAVKAGVDLIISGAGLPNKLPSLVKGSNVKIAPIVSTSKAASVILKMWDRKEKTTADLIVVEGPKAGGHLGYSNEELDNIDSIDYDKEFVEILKVANTYGEKFGRNIPVVAAGGITSSSDVKKYIDMGAGGVQVGTRFVATYECDAHENFKMAYINASEEDVHIVKSPVGLPGRAIRNKFIEEVKINRPEIKKCYNCLIPCNPKETPYCISQALINAVKGDVENSLLFCGNDAYKIDKLSTVEDVINELISEL, encoded by the coding sequence ATTATCATAAAAGAGTTAATAATTAGAGATTTAGTTGCAAAAGTTCCTATAATTCAAGGTGGAATGGGCGTTGGTATATCTAGATCATCACTAGCTGGTGCAGTTGCTAAGCTTGGTGGTGTTGGCGTAATTTCTGGAGTTCAAATTGGATATGACGAAGAAGATTTTGAAACTAACACTATAAATGCAAATTTAAGAGCTATAAAAAAACATATTTCTAGAGCTAAAGAAATCTCAAATGGTGGTATTATTGGTATTAATTTTATGGTAGCTATGAAAGAATATGAAACATACGTAAAAGAAGCTGTTAAAGCTGGTGTAGACCTTATAATATCTGGAGCTGGATTACCTAACAAACTACCATCATTAGTAAAAGGAAGTAATGTAAAAATAGCACCCATAGTTTCAACTTCAAAAGCTGCTAGTGTAATTTTAAAAATGTGGGATAGAAAAGAGAAAACTACTGCTGACTTAATAGTTGTCGAAGGTCCAAAAGCTGGTGGTCACCTTGGATACTCTAATGAGGAACTTGATAACATAGATTCTATAGACTATGATAAGGAATTTGTTGAAATTTTAAAAGTTGCAAATACCTATGGAGAAAAATTTGGTAGAAACATCCCAGTCGTTGCTGCTGGTGGTATAACTTCTAGTAGTGATGTTAAAAAATATATAGACATGGGTGCAGGTGGTGTACAAGTTGGTACAAGATTTGTTGCTACTTATGAATGTGATGCACATGAGAACTTTAAAATGGCATACATAAATGCTAGTGAAGAAGATGTTCACATAGTTAAAAGCCCTGTAGGTCTTCCTGGACGTGCTATAAGAAACAAATTTATAGAAGAAGTTAAGATAAATCGTCCAGAAATAAAGAAATGCTATAATTGTTTGATTCCTTGTAATCCAAAAGAAACACCTTACTGTATTTCTCAAGCTCTAATCAATGCAGTTAAAGGAGATGTTGAAAATTCACTTTTATTTTGTGGAAATGATGCCTATAAAATTGATAAATTAAGTACTGTTGAAGATGTTATCAATGAATTAATTTCTGAATTATAA
- a CDS encoding flavin reductase family protein codes for MSDFKEILAEEIKNNPFGLIGKDWTLITAENEGKVNTMTASWGGLGVMWGKDVVFVVIRPQRYTKEFIDNTDKFSLTFFDEDFRKELSYCGKVSGREEDKVSQIGFNIEHLNNTPYFKEAKMAIICKKMYSQKLEPKCFIAEGIDGRWYPQKDYHTLYIAEITNVLVKED; via the coding sequence ATGAGTGATTTTAAAGAAATTTTGGCAGAAGAGATTAAGAATAATCCATTTGGATTGATAGGTAAAGATTGGACACTTATAACTGCAGAAAATGAAGGAAAAGTAAATACAATGACTGCCAGCTGGGGAGGGCTTGGAGTTATGTGGGGAAAAGATGTTGTTTTTGTAGTAATAAGACCACAGCGTTATACTAAGGAATTTATAGATAATACAGATAAATTTTCTTTGACTTTTTTTGATGAAGATTTTCGCAAAGAGCTTTCATATTGTGGGAAAGTATCTGGTAGAGAAGAGGATAAGGTATCACAGATTGGATTTAATATAGAACACTTAAATAATACACCTTATTTTAAAGAAGCTAAGATGGCTATTATATGCAAAAAAATGTATAGTCAGAAACTTGAACCTAAATGTTTTATTGCTGAGGGCATAGATGGAAGATGGTATCCACAAAAGGATTACCATACTTTATATATAGCTGAAATAACCAATGTACTTGTAAAAGAAGATTAG
- a CDS encoding magnesium transporter CorA family protein, translating to MIRYYKTIDSKLEKLSFFEDGCWINLVEPNHSEINEISNLLNIDVESIESALDEEERSRIDVEDNHTLILIDIPVDESDSNSSHYTTIPLGIILTKEAIVTVCDAQTKILNDFIVGHIKDFFTFKKTRFLLQILHKNAAYYLHYLRKINKMTIIIEREIYKSMKNKELVQLLELEKSLVYFSTSLKANELVLNKMVRTAGIKKYPDDEDLLEDVIVENRQALDMAKIYGDILSRIMDAFSAIISNNQNNVMQILTVVTLIFSIPTIISGFFGMNVINMPFSNNPNGFWIILLITSIICIVITFFMSRNKLL from the coding sequence ATGATAAGATATTACAAAACTATAGATTCAAAATTAGAGAAACTTAGTTTTTTTGAAGATGGCTGTTGGATAAATCTTGTTGAACCTAATCATAGTGAAATCAACGAAATTTCTAATTTATTAAATATAGATGTAGAAAGCATAGAATCTGCACTAGATGAAGAAGAACGCTCAAGAATAGATGTTGAAGACAATCATACTCTTATACTTATAGATATACCAGTAGACGAAAGTGACTCTAATTCTTCTCATTATACTACAATACCCTTAGGTATTATACTAACTAAAGAAGCTATTGTAACAGTTTGCGATGCACAAACTAAGATTTTAAACGACTTTATAGTTGGTCATATTAAAGATTTTTTTACATTTAAAAAGACTCGCTTTTTGCTTCAAATTCTTCACAAAAATGCAGCTTATTACTTGCATTACTTAAGAAAAATAAATAAAATGACAATCATAATAGAGCGAGAAATTTACAAATCAATGAAAAACAAAGAATTGGTTCAATTATTGGAATTAGAAAAGTCTTTGGTATACTTCTCTACATCACTAAAAGCTAATGAACTTGTTTTAAACAAAATGGTTAGAACTGCTGGCATTAAGAAATATCCAGATGATGAAGACCTATTAGAAGATGTTATAGTCGAAAATAGACAAGCTCTTGATATGGCTAAAATATATGGAGATATATTGAGTAGAATTATGGATGCTTTCAGCGCAATTATAAGTAATAATCAGAATAATGTTATGCAAATTTTAACAGTGGTCACACTAATTTTCTCAATACCTACAATAATATCAGGATTCTTTGGTATGAATGTTATCAACATGCCATTTTCTAATAACCCAAATGGATTTTGGATAATACTTCTTATTACCTCTATAATATGTATAGTGATTACATTTTTCATGTCAAGAAACAAGTTATTATAA
- a CDS encoding sel1 repeat family protein, whose amino-acid sequence MKNTKFSIKKIKNISNDPKVVHTKGALLEKMGKTESAIELYKSAALDNYVKSQYTLGNIYESKKQFKEAEKWYSMAYKSGSEDAAFDLGNMYYKLDGYEYAIYWYEKIANLGYLQAQNNLGVCHFKMKDFIRCEKWLKAAADNNLGKACFNLGVLYTFLEKDDEAYEYYKKGSVLLDDDAKYNLAILNGKKKDNKSTVSLYKQLYKSGHMKGCFNLGMIMEINDNLEEAEKYYKKSADRDDVKSEYRLAYVYDRKEELGDAIYYYEKAIQKNHTLSKYRLANLYNRENEIEKAKTYYKMAAEDDITEAKNNLAGIYFEEKDYENAIRYYEDAIAVGCKSSLENLGDLYYKNQDIEKAISYYSRIPNNVSCQIKLGNIYEDLNNIEEAISWYKKASENGDTRSSYRLGCIYENLGNTKNARKYFEMASSKSHMNARIHLGRIYFREGKLEESKMMFDTPANENNVYAQHMVGLIYDIFYKDYVNSKFWYEKARSQGCVESIYNLGQIYLKLNDDVEAEKYYKEGIKYGSKKCEYMLAGLYYKKSLDMYTSLANEEYDNCGEIVEGFPNLNIDFDEVLIPPFKLQEEEIDEEEYVPIYILNIKESLDSMLEGLETEMIIDEEYDN is encoded by the coding sequence ATGAAAAATACAAAATTTTCTATAAAAAAAATAAAAAATATATCTAATGACCCGAAAGTCGTACATACTAAAGGTGCTCTTCTTGAAAAGATGGGTAAGACAGAAAGTGCAATAGAATTGTACAAGAGTGCTGCATTAGATAATTATGTGAAATCTCAATATACTTTGGGAAATATATATGAAAGTAAAAAACAATTTAAAGAAGCAGAAAAGTGGTATTCAATGGCATATAAAAGTGGAAGTGAGGACGCTGCTTTTGATTTAGGCAATATGTATTATAAATTAGATGGTTATGAGTATGCTATATATTGGTATGAAAAGATAGCAAATTTAGGTTATTTACAAGCACAAAACAATTTAGGTGTATGTCATTTTAAAATGAAAGATTTTATAAGATGTGAAAAATGGTTAAAAGCAGCAGCAGACAATAATTTAGGTAAAGCTTGTTTTAATTTAGGAGTATTATACACTTTTTTGGAGAAGGATGATGAAGCATACGAATATTATAAAAAAGGTTCTGTGCTTTTAGACGATGATGCAAAATATAATTTAGCAATATTAAATGGAAAAAAGAAAGATAATAAATCAACAGTAAGTTTATATAAACAATTGTATAAGTCAGGTCATATGAAAGGTTGCTTTAACTTGGGTATGATTATGGAAATAAATGATAATCTAGAAGAAGCAGAAAAGTATTATAAAAAGAGTGCCGATAGAGATGATGTAAAGTCTGAGTATAGACTTGCATATGTATATGATAGAAAAGAAGAATTGGGAGATGCAATCTATTATTATGAGAAAGCAATACAAAAAAATCATACACTTTCTAAATATAGACTTGCTAATTTATATAATAGGGAAAATGAGATAGAAAAAGCAAAAACTTATTATAAAATGGCAGCTGAAGATGATATAACAGAGGCAAAAAATAATCTAGCTGGTATATATTTTGAAGAAAAAGACTATGAAAATGCTATTAGGTATTATGAAGATGCCATAGCTGTTGGATGTAAAAGTTCTCTTGAAAATCTTGGGGATTTATATTATAAAAATCAAGATATAGAAAAAGCGATTTCGTATTATTCAAGAATTCCAAATAACGTATCTTGTCAAATAAAATTAGGAAATATTTATGAAGATTTAAATAATATCGAAGAAGCTATAAGTTGGTATAAGAAAGCATCTGAAAATGGAGATACTAGGTCTAGCTATAGATTGGGGTGTATATATGAAAATCTAGGAAATACAAAAAATGCTAGAAAGTATTTTGAAATGGCAAGTAGCAAAAGTCATATGAATGCTCGTATACATCTAGGTAGAATTTATTTTAGAGAAGGTAAGTTGGAAGAGTCTAAAATGATGTTTGATACACCTGCTAATGAGAATAATGTGTATGCCCAACATATGGTAGGATTAATTTATGATATCTTCTATAAAGATTATGTAAATTCTAAATTTTGGTATGAAAAAGCTAGGTCACAAGGTTGTGTTGAATCGATATATAATTTAGGGCAAATTTATTTAAAGTTAAATGATGACGTAGAAGCTGAGAAATATTATAAAGAAGGTATTAAATATGGAAGTAAGAAGTGTGAGTATATGCTTGCGGGTCTTTATTATAAAAAAAGTCTAGATATGTATACTTCTTTGGCAAATGAAGAATACGATAATTGTGGAGAGATAGTAGAAGGTTTTCCTAATTTAAATATAGACTTCGATGAAGTATTAATTCCTCCATTTAAATTACAAGAAGAGGAAATAGATGAAGAAGAGTATGTACCAATTTATATACTAAATATAAAAGAAAGTTTAGATTCAATGTTAGAAGGACTTGAAACTGAAATGATTATAGATGAAGAATATGATAACTAA
- a CDS encoding AEC family transporter — MNFSNIFIQVAVLFIIILVGYFVRKFNLLDEHCTSKLSTLTMTVFLPSMIISSMQINFDNKMIQKILLLLFTSLIMYIVSIVIAFLLKYILKCNDKKDLGIYQYIVVFSNVAFMGYPVIEAVLGHEAIFYTAIFNLPFNLFSFTLGIYLLSKGSTNKGFSIKSLISPATIAIVIGIFLFVTGLRLPQFINEPLKMLGNITTPISMIIIGSLLANSSALYCFVNKKLYIVTFIRLLILPVIVYFILKGWIDDKMILAIPVVISSMPAAANTAIMANQYDSNITLASQCVFFTTLFSVISIPFISILLLA, encoded by the coding sequence ATGAATTTCAGCAATATTTTTATTCAAGTTGCAGTTTTATTTATAATTATTTTAGTTGGATATTTTGTCAGAAAATTCAACTTATTAGATGAGCACTGTACATCTAAACTTTCAACTTTGACAATGACAGTTTTTTTACCATCAATGATAATTAGTTCAATGCAAATTAACTTCGATAATAAGATGATACAAAAAATACTATTGTTATTATTTACATCTTTGATTATGTATATAGTTTCAATTGTAATTGCATTTTTATTAAAATACATTTTAAAATGTAATGATAAAAAAGATTTGGGAATATATCAGTATATAGTTGTCTTTTCAAATGTTGCCTTTATGGGTTATCCTGTAATTGAGGCAGTTCTGGGTCATGAAGCTATATTCTATACTGCAATATTCAATTTACCTTTTAATTTATTTTCTTTTACTTTAGGAATTTACCTTTTATCTAAAGGTAGCACAAATAAAGGTTTTTCAATAAAATCACTTATAAGCCCTGCTACAATAGCTATTGTTATTGGAATTTTTTTATTTGTGACAGGACTTAGATTACCCCAATTTATAAATGAACCACTTAAGATGTTGGGAAATATAACTACACCAATATCCATGATTATCATTGGAAGCTTACTTGCTAATTCTTCAGCTCTCTATTGCTTTGTAAACAAAAAGTTATATATAGTTACTTTTATAAGATTATTGATACTTCCCGTAATTGTATATTTTATTCTAAAAGGATGGATAGATGATAAGATGATTTTAGCTATACCAGTAGTAATTTCTTCCATGCCTGCTGCTGCAAATACTGCTATAATGGCTAATCAATATGACTCTAATATAACACTGGCTTCACAATGTGTGTTTTTTACAACACTATTTTCAGTTATATCTATACCTTTTATAAGTATTTTATTATTAGCTTGA
- a CDS encoding DUF3810 domain-containing protein yields MSKKTKCFSLILFPLALLLNFIASKVPNIIEKYYSQFIDKIIVQILSKVSGIFPFSLYEITIYIIVISIFLFLCSTLSTILNENKKLNTFLKNSILNILSIVSIVYFLFVVLWGINYNRIPLENTLINKYNLENNTSIQSKQHSVKELTKLYKFLVTKANETRKLTLQDKNGIVKSNTDYKGVINRAQLGYDNVFDILPSVSGSYSKPKYIISSNLMCYTGITGIYFPFTGEANVNVAIPDLYIPCTVEHEMAHQRGFASEDEANFIAYLTSIKHPDIDFNYSGYILALNHTASALSKVDYNAYVAISTGISDSVRRDLKNESEFWQKYEGKIDEISNEFNNSYLKANGVAEGTQSYSKMVDLLLTYYELYPYN; encoded by the coding sequence ATGAGCAAAAAAACAAAATGTTTTTCTTTAATTCTTTTTCCTCTTGCTTTGCTTTTAAATTTTATAGCCAGCAAAGTTCCAAATATTATTGAAAAATATTACTCTCAATTTATAGATAAAATAATTGTACAAATATTGAGTAAAGTCTCAGGAATTTTTCCATTTTCTCTCTATGAAATTACAATTTACATAATAGTTATATCTATCTTCTTATTTTTATGTTCTACTTTATCTACAATTCTTAATGAGAACAAAAAATTAAATACATTTCTAAAGAATTCTATTTTAAATATATTATCTATTGTATCAATAGTCTACTTTCTTTTTGTAGTGCTTTGGGGAATAAACTATAATAGGATTCCACTTGAAAATACACTTATAAATAAATATAACTTAGAAAACAATACTTCTATCCAATCAAAACAACATAGTGTTAAAGAACTTACTAAATTATATAAATTCCTTGTAACTAAAGCAAATGAAACTAGAAAACTCACATTACAAGATAAAAATGGCATTGTAAAATCTAATACAGATTACAAGGGTGTCATAAATAGAGCCCAACTAGGATATGATAATGTCTTTGATATATTACCTAGTGTTAGTGGCAGTTATTCTAAACCTAAGTATATTATTTCATCAAATCTCATGTGCTATACAGGAATAACTGGCATATACTTTCCTTTTACAGGTGAGGCAAATGTAAATGTAGCAATACCTGATTTGTATATTCCTTGTACAGTTGAGCATGAAATGGCACATCAAAGGGGATTTGCTAGTGAAGATGAGGCTAATTTTATAGCGTATCTTACTTCTATAAAACATCCTGATATTGATTTTAACTATTCTGGTTATATTTTAGCTCTAAATCATACTGCTTCTGCTTTAAGTAAGGTTGATTATAATGCCTATGTTGCTATTTCTACTGGTATTTCAGATTCTGTCCGTAGAGATTTAAAAAATGAAAGTGAATTTTGGCAAAAATATGAAGGTAAAATTGATGAAATTTCTAATGAGTTTAACAACTCTTACTTAAAAGCTAATGGTGTTGCTGAAGGTACTCAGAGTTATAGTAAAATGGTTGATTTATTGCTAACTTATTATGAATTATATCCATATAACTAA